A portion of the Planktothrix sp. FACHB-1365 genome contains these proteins:
- a CDS encoding ATP-binding protein — protein MNPFNHYIRQLSGKVRLRTVLIIPFLLQIIVAVGLTGYLSYRNGQKAINDLVTQLQQEIANRIQERLDNYLAKPYFLNQINAEAVQLGILNLNNSQLLEQRFFKQIQLLKSIQGIYFANPEGEIVLVNYTSSQGFLSLISENFPKRAIYQLDEKGNRTQRIATDLYDAKTRPWYQQAMQANQTKWSGVYTFSRGDVGITLATPIYDQTGNLKGLIAVDLLLELIGDFLHNIKISPAAQTFIVDELGQLVATSTEEKPYIKSEENQIAKPLKAIESSNQLTQSTVKYLIQNFHQFNQIQTLQQLEFTWNGQKHFLQVLPYKDQYGLNWFVVVVIPESDFMQHIHENNRITILLCLGALGLAIILGIITSRWVSQPIFELSQAADGLSKGNWGTPIHHKPIHELRRLAQAFNQMRIQLKQSYNKLEEYSKSLEQKVAERTHELEEAKQAADAANRAKSTFLANMSHELRTPLNAILGFSQLMSRNPTFSQGSQELKIINRSGEHLLELINDILDLSKIEAGKIILIEQSFDLYQFLDTLEGMLKIRATSQGLQFIVQSGEEVPRYIISDEKKLRQVLINLLGNALKFTKKGQVILRVKPLPFQEHLPGENSNNQLYLSFEVEDTGMGIRPEEIQDLFNAFVQTESGKKSQQGTGLGLAISRKFVQMMGGDITVSSQFGVGSIFQFTILTTQAEFSESSRQQPPRKVIGLLPNQPNYKILVVDEVVENRLLVKRLLTNIGFEVLEAENGLEAIQVWEQYQPQLIWMDMRMPVMDGYTATRQIKQRPQGKNTVIIALTASALQDEEHIILEAGCDDIVRKPFQEAELFDKMAQYLGIQYIYENESPQDSPSVNSIQSLTPEMFQKIPLAWVQQLHQAAVSGDDSWVSELIQQIPDSQVELAEILTLLVDEFRLDTISDITKLVI, from the coding sequence ATGAACCCTTTTAATCATTATATCAGGCAACTATCAGGGAAAGTTCGGTTGCGAACAGTTTTAATTATTCCGTTTCTGCTACAAATTATTGTTGCGGTCGGATTAACAGGGTATTTATCCTATCGGAATGGACAAAAAGCAATTAATGATTTAGTCACGCAATTACAACAAGAAATTGCAAATCGGATTCAAGAACGTTTGGATAACTATTTAGCTAAACCTTATTTTTTAAATCAAATTAATGCAGAAGCCGTTCAATTGGGAATTTTAAATTTAAACAATTCTCAACTTTTAGAACAACGATTTTTTAAACAAATTCAATTATTAAAATCTATTCAAGGGATTTATTTTGCTAATCCTGAAGGAGAAATTGTTTTAGTTAATTATACTTCTTCTCAAGGATTTCTTTCTTTAATTAGTGAAAATTTTCCCAAACGAGCGATTTATCAATTAGATGAAAAAGGAAATCGAACTCAACGGATTGCTACTGATCTTTATGATGCTAAAACTCGACCTTGGTATCAACAAGCAATGCAAGCGAATCAAACAAAATGGAGTGGTGTTTATACTTTTTCCAGAGGAGATGTAGGAATTACTTTGGCTACACCGATTTATGATCAAACGGGTAATCTTAAAGGATTAATAGCGGTTGATTTACTATTAGAATTAATTGGAGATTTTTTACATAATATTAAAATTAGTCCTGCTGCTCAGACTTTTATTGTAGATGAGTTAGGACAATTAGTAGCCACTTCTACAGAAGAAAAACCCTATATTAAATCGGAAGAAAATCAAATCGCAAAACCCTTAAAAGCGATTGAAAGTTCTAATCAATTAACTCAATCAACGGTGAAATATTTAATTCAAAATTTTCATCAATTTAACCAAATTCAAACATTACAACAATTAGAATTTACTTGGAATGGACAAAAACATTTTCTACAAGTTCTTCCCTACAAAGATCAGTATGGTTTAAACTGGTTCGTCGTCGTGGTGATTCCTGAATCGGATTTTATGCAACATATCCATGAAAATAATCGCATTACTATTTTATTATGTTTAGGAGCGTTAGGACTGGCTATTATTTTAGGAATTATTACCAGTCGTTGGGTGAGTCAACCGATTTTTGAACTCAGTCAAGCGGCGGATGGGTTATCTAAAGGAAATTGGGGAACACCCATTCACCACAAACCCATTCATGAATTAAGACGGTTAGCGCAAGCGTTTAATCAAATGCGAATTCAGTTAAAACAATCTTATAATAAATTAGAAGAATATTCAAAAAGTTTAGAACAGAAAGTTGCAGAACGAACCCATGAATTAGAAGAAGCAAAACAAGCCGCAGATGCAGCAAATCGTGCTAAAAGTACCTTTTTGGCGAATATGAGTCATGAGTTAAGAACGCCATTAAATGCCATTTTAGGGTTTAGTCAATTGATGTCCCGCAACCCCACTTTTTCCCAAGGTTCTCAAGAGTTAAAGATTATTAATCGCAGTGGTGAACATTTATTAGAACTGATTAACGATATTTTAGATTTATCCAAAATAGAAGCGGGAAAAATTATATTAATTGAACAAAGTTTTGATCTTTATCAATTCTTGGATACCTTAGAAGGAATGTTGAAAATTAGAGCGACTTCTCAGGGACTTCAGTTTATAGTTCAATCTGGTGAGGAGGTTCCTCGGTATATTATTAGTGATGAGAAAAAATTACGTCAGGTGTTAATTAATTTATTGGGGAATGCGCTTAAATTTACGAAAAAAGGTCAAGTAATATTGCGGGTAAAACCCTTACCCTTTCAGGAACATTTACCTGGAGAAAACAGTAACAATCAACTGTATCTGAGTTTTGAAGTAGAAGATACTGGAATGGGAATTAGACCCGAAGAAATTCAGGATTTATTTAATGCTTTTGTGCAAACGGAATCCGGCAAAAAATCCCAACAAGGCACAGGGTTAGGGTTAGCAATTAGTCGAAAGTTTGTGCAGATGATGGGGGGAGATATTACCGTTAGTAGTCAATTTGGGGTGGGGAGTATTTTTCAATTTACAATATTGACAACTCAGGCAGAATTTTCAGAAAGTTCACGCCAGCAACCTCCAAGAAAAGTTATCGGTTTATTACCGAATCAACCCAACTATAAAATATTAGTTGTTGATGAAGTTGTTGAAAATCGGTTATTAGTGAAACGGTTATTAACAAACATCGGATTTGAAGTTCTTGAGGCTGAGAATGGGTTAGAAGCAATTCAAGTTTGGGAACAATATCAACCGCAGTTAATTTGGATGGATATGCGAATGCCTGTGATGGATGGATATACCGCAACTCGTCAGATTAAACAAAGACCCCAAGGAAAAAATACGGTGATTATTGCTTTAACGGCGAGTGCGTTACAGGATGAAGAACATATTATTTTAGAAGCCGGATGTGATGATATTGTCAGAAAACCTTTTCAAGAGGCGGAATTATTTGATAAAATGGCTCAATATTTGGGAATTCAATATATCTATGAAAACGAAAGTCCCCAGGATTCCCCATCGGTCAACTCAATTCAATCCTTAACGCCAGAAATGTTTCAGAAAATACCGTTAGCATGGGTTCAACAATTGCATCAGGCGGCGGTGAGTGGAGATGATAGCTGGGTTAGTGAGTTAATTCAACAAATTCCTGATTCTCAAGTAGAACTAGCAGAAATTCTGACATTATTAGTAGATGAATTTCGATTAGATACCATTAGTGATATCACAAAACTTGTAATTTAA
- a CDS encoding DUF2079 domain-containing protein has product MNKMQTYPDHSEVSTSINTKGLFSFSIWKIIAIATIILFLYSSLRHFLFQSTAYDLGIYDQIIYLMSQGSQPISSFLGFHFLGDHAALAIYPLVFLYKLYPTVYWLFLVQAICLASAAGITWKLARLSGLDQRLALAVAIAYLLYPEIFNINLFDFHPDVLAVPAIFGAILAAKQKKFIWFILAILWILACKAVFSLTVIAIGLWLIFFEQRRFSGMIAIALGIAWFLLVTQVMIPFYSGQEAAGVSRYPYLGNSVLEVVVNTLFKPQFVFGKLLSIETWVYFLEFSIAVIWWLNPQKFIALIPAIPTLLLNILSVDPMQRSLIYQYSLPALPFLFLVMIRTLAEEKPGLGNSLWGLWNKFQKNTFSNFSHLFTIPHAKLPQWIVLWSSLVFLLWGDHTQVLGYFTRIDNWSATRNAVTQIQTKGGVLTDNRLAPHFTHRETIKLLNQVSPDFDLKEFDYVILNLRHPWPDTKDLGEKYVTQLKAKSNFKLSYEKDNVLVFKRI; this is encoded by the coding sequence ATGAACAAAATGCAAACTTACCCTGACCATTCCGAAGTTTCAACGTCCATTAACACGAAGGGCTTATTTTCCTTTTCGATTTGGAAAATTATAGCGATTGCCACAATTATTCTATTTTTATATAGCAGTCTGCGTCATTTCTTATTTCAATCAACAGCTTATGATTTAGGAATTTATGATCAAATTATATACTTAATGAGCCAAGGAAGTCAACCTATTTCTTCCTTTTTAGGGTTTCATTTTTTAGGCGATCATGCTGCCTTAGCTATCTATCCTTTAGTCTTCTTATACAAGCTATATCCAACGGTTTATTGGTTATTTTTAGTTCAGGCAATTTGCTTGGCTTCAGCGGCTGGAATTACTTGGAAATTAGCGCGTTTATCGGGATTAGATCAACGATTAGCATTAGCGGTTGCCATTGCTTATTTGCTGTATCCTGAAATTTTTAATATTAATTTATTTGATTTTCACCCCGATGTTTTAGCAGTTCCGGCAATTTTTGGAGCAATTTTAGCAGCTAAACAGAAAAAATTTATCTGGTTTATTCTAGCAATTCTTTGGATTTTAGCTTGTAAAGCGGTGTTTAGTTTAACCGTGATTGCCATTGGCTTGTGGTTAATCTTTTTTGAACAACGTCGTTTCTCTGGAATGATAGCCATTGCGTTAGGAATTGCTTGGTTTTTACTGGTGACTCAAGTTATGATTCCCTTTTATAGTGGTCAAGAAGCCGCCGGAGTTTCTCGCTATCCCTATTTAGGAAATTCAGTTTTAGAGGTTGTTGTTAATACTCTTTTTAAACCTCAATTTGTCTTCGGGAAATTATTATCTATCGAGACTTGGGTTTATTTCTTGGAATTTAGTATAGCAGTCATTTGGTGGTTAAATCCTCAAAAGTTTATCGCTTTAATTCCCGCCATTCCAACTTTATTACTGAATATATTATCCGTTGACCCCATGCAACGCAGTTTAATCTATCAATATTCTCTCCCAGCGTTACCGTTTTTATTCTTAGTAATGATTAGAACTTTAGCAGAAGAAAAACCGGGACTGGGGAATAGTTTATGGGGTTTATGGAATAAATTTCAGAAGAATACCTTCTCTAACTTCTCCCATCTGTTCACAATTCCCCATGCAAAACTCCCCCAATGGATTGTACTTTGGTCAAGTTTAGTCTTCTTATTATGGGGAGATCATACCCAAGTTTTAGGCTATTTTACTCGCATTGATAATTGGTCAGCAACCCGAAATGCCGTTACCCAAATCCAAACTAAAGGAGGCGTTTTAACCGATAACCGACTTGCACCCCATTTCACCCATCGAGAAACCATTAAATTACTGAATCAAGTGTCACCGGACTTTGATTTAAAAGAATTTGATTATGTCATTTTAAATTTACGCCATCCTTGGCCGGATACAAAAGATTTAGGGGAAAAATATGTCACTCAATTGAAAGCAAAATCTAATTTTAAATTATCCTATGAAAAAGATAATGTGTTAGTGTTTAAGCGAATTTAA
- a CDS encoding hybrid sensor histidine kinase/response regulator, producing MTHSSDSSPAQPVDILIVDDTPDNLRLLSSMLLEQGYKVRKAMNGKRAIQAVEAILPDLILLDIMMPEMNGYEVAKFLKESVNYQDIPIIFLSALNDPLDKVLAFDVGGVDYISKPFHVQEVLVRVKTQLMIRQQQKQLQAQNEQLKQEIQHRQNIESKLSLLIHAISQDLKNPMTIILKGLKSLLTKNLVSDSSGIIVPRDIIARMVNSCDRQLTLINSLVETTDIEIQGVSLECKPLSIYTFIQTLVGDWQPIITKNQALLKSNISQNLPLVKADSHQLLRIFEHLFSNAIKYNDPGITLTVAAEVISAENHPSFVRCTVSDNGVGINSEDLETLFDLSQRENHLSKIKGLGLGLYLCRQIITAHGGKIGVISSPNQGATFWFTLPVWLE from the coding sequence ATGACTCATTCTTCTGATTCTTCTCCTGCTCAACCTGTAGATATTTTAATCGTGGATGATACCCCCGATAATTTACGTTTGTTATCTTCCATGTTATTAGAACAAGGTTATAAAGTTCGCAAAGCCATGAATGGAAAACGCGCTATTCAAGCGGTGGAAGCGATTCTTCCTGATTTAATTTTATTAGATATTATGATGCCCGAAATGAATGGCTATGAAGTGGCAAAATTTCTGAAAGAGTCTGTTAATTATCAGGATATTCCCATTATATTTCTGAGCGCTTTAAATGATCCTTTAGATAAAGTGTTAGCGTTTGATGTCGGGGGAGTCGATTATATTAGTAAACCTTTTCATGTTCAGGAAGTGTTAGTTCGGGTGAAAACTCAATTGATGATTCGTCAACAACAAAAACAACTACAAGCACAAAATGAACAGTTAAAACAGGAAATTCAACACCGTCAAAATATAGAATCTAAATTAAGCTTGTTGATTCATGCCATATCCCAGGATTTAAAAAATCCGATGACAATAATCTTGAAAGGATTAAAAAGTTTACTGACCAAAAATTTAGTGTCAGATTCATCGGGTATTATTGTCCCTAGAGATATTATAGCACGGATGGTGAATAGTTGCGATCGCCAATTAACCTTGATTAATTCTTTAGTGGAAACAACGGATATCGAAATTCAAGGGGTTTCTTTAGAGTGTAAACCCCTGTCTATCTATACTTTCATTCAGACTTTAGTAGGAGATTGGCAACCGATTATTACCAAAAATCAAGCTTTATTAAAAAGTAATATTTCTCAAAATTTACCTTTAGTTAAAGCAGATTCTCACCAACTTTTGCGAATATTTGAACATTTATTTTCTAATGCAATTAAATATAACGATCCAGGGATTACTTTAACGGTTGCAGCCGAAGTAATTTCAGCAGAAAATCATCCGTCTTTCGTTCGCTGTACTGTTTCTGATAATGGGGTGGGAATTAATAGCGAAGATCTGGAAACTTTGTTTGACCTTTCTCAACGAGAAAACCATCTCAGCAAAATAAAAGGGTTAGGATTAGGTTTATATCTGTGTCGGCAAATTATTACCGCTCATGGGGGCAAAATTGGGGTAATTTCTAGTCCTAACCAAGGGGCAACTTTTTGGTTTACCCTTCCAGTTTGGCTCGAATAA
- a CDS encoding Uma2 family endonuclease, protein MIAQTETKNYTPEEYLELEIASETRNEYRNGEIISMTGGTPDHNEIAGNLHTLLKLALRGQSYRIFITDQRLWIPAVSLYTYPDVMVLQKPLELQTGRKDTVLNPCFIAEVLSKSTQNYDRSEKFASYRTIPTFQEYLLIDQYRIHVEHYVKTAVNQWMFSEYDDPNITLSLSNFETQILIADLYENIDFNNQY, encoded by the coding sequence ATGATTGCTCAAACTGAGACAAAAAACTACACCCCTGAAGAATATTTAGAACTTGAAATTGCCTCAGAAACCCGCAATGAATATCGTAATGGAGAAATTATTTCGATGACTGGTGGAACACCCGACCATAACGAAATTGCAGGAAACCTTCACACTTTGCTCAAATTAGCCTTAAGAGGTCAATCTTATCGCATTTTTATCACAGATCAACGCCTTTGGATTCCAGCAGTTAGCCTCTATACCTATCCTGATGTAATGGTACTTCAAAAGCCCCTAGAACTGCAAACTGGACGCAAAGATACGGTATTAAATCCTTGCTTTATTGCGGAAGTTCTATCTAAATCGACCCAAAACTATGATCGCAGTGAAAAATTTGCTTCCTATCGCACCATTCCCACTTTCCAAGAATATCTGCTCATTGATCAATATCGGATTCATGTCGAACATTATGTTAAAACTGCTGTCAATCAATGGATGTTTTCAGAATACGACGATCCCAATATTACCCTATCCTTGAGTAACTTTGAAACGCAAATTTTAATCGCTGATCTCTATGAAAATATCGACTTTAATAATCAATATTAG
- a CDS encoding type II toxin-antitoxin system RelE/ParE family toxin: MSEQPLIQVEVSPTFKRNIRTLAKKYRSIRNDIQPIIEQLERGELPGDQIPEVGYAVFKLRVRNSDIQKGKSGGYRLIYYIKTATAIILLTIYAKSEQVDIAADDIRSIIREFEQQATDSKEDV; the protein is encoded by the coding sequence ATGTCTGAGCAGCCTTTAATTCAAGTTGAAGTTTCGCCAACATTCAAACGAAATATACGCACTCTTGCTAAGAAATATCGCAGTATTCGGAATGATATACAACCCATCATCGAACAACTTGAGAGGGGAGAGTTACCAGGAGATCAAATACCGGAAGTTGGTTATGCAGTCTTCAAGCTGAGAGTCCGAAATAGCGACATTCAAAAAGGTAAAAGTGGTGGCTACCGTCTAATTTACTACATCAAAACAGCAACGGCAATTATTTTACTGACGATTTACGCCAAATCTGAACAAGTTGATATTGCCGCAGATGATATTCGGAGCATTATTAGAGAATTTGAACAACAGGCGACAGACAGTAAAGAGGATGTCTAA
- a CDS encoding 1-deoxy-D-xylulose-5-phosphate reductoisomerase has product MKAITLLGSTGSIGTQTLDIVAESPEQFRIVGLAAGRNITLLAQQIRAFHPQIVAISDPDQLPDLKALIADINPQPILLAGDEGIIEVARYGDSEAVVTGIVGCAGLLPTIAAIEAGKDIALANKETLIAGGPVVNPLIEKHGVKLLPADSEHSAIFQCLQGVPKGGLRKIILTASGGAFRDWPVEKLKDVKVADAITHPNWSMGKKITVDSATMMNKGLEVIEAHFLFGLDYDDIEIVIHPQSIIHSLIELQDTSVLAQLGWPDMRLPILYAMSWPERIYTNWERLDLVKAGSLTFKAPDDQKYPCMSLAYAAGRAGGSMPAVLNAANEQAVALFLEEKIEFLDIPRVIELTCDRHRIDNRQDPTLEDIIEADRWSRQEVIAASEKIGQKVAV; this is encoded by the coding sequence ATGAAAGCAATTACACTTTTGGGTTCTACAGGTTCCATCGGGACTCAAACCTTAGACATTGTAGCAGAATCTCCCGAACAGTTTCGGATTGTCGGACTCGCCGCCGGACGGAATATCACCCTGTTAGCCCAACAAATTCGCGCCTTTCACCCTCAGATTGTTGCGATTTCAGATCCTGACCAATTACCGGACTTAAAAGCTCTCATCGCCGATATTAATCCCCAACCGATTTTGTTAGCTGGGGATGAGGGAATCATCGAAGTTGCTCGTTATGGAGACTCGGAAGCGGTTGTTACCGGAATCGTCGGTTGTGCGGGATTATTACCCACCATTGCCGCCATTGAAGCCGGAAAAGATATCGCCTTGGCTAATAAAGAAACTTTAATTGCTGGGGGGCCGGTTGTCAATCCGTTAATCGAAAAACATGGGGTTAAATTATTACCAGCAGACTCCGAACATTCAGCAATTTTTCAATGTTTACAAGGAGTACCCAAAGGAGGATTAAGGAAAATTATTTTAACCGCTTCTGGGGGTGCATTTCGAGATTGGCCTGTTGAGAAATTAAAAGACGTAAAAGTGGCGGATGCGATTACCCATCCTAACTGGTCAATGGGTAAAAAAATCACCGTTGATTCAGCAACAATGATGAATAAAGGATTAGAAGTGATTGAAGCGCATTTCTTGTTTGGATTGGATTATGATGATATTGAAATTGTGATTCATCCTCAAAGTATTATTCATTCTTTAATTGAATTACAAGATACCTCTGTTTTAGCTCAATTGGGTTGGCCGGATATGCGTTTACCGATATTATATGCCATGTCTTGGCCGGAACGAATTTATACAAATTGGGAACGTTTGGATCTCGTTAAAGCGGGAAGTTTAACCTTTAAAGCACCGGATGATCAAAAATATCCTTGTATGTCTTTAGCTTATGCTGCGGGCAGGGCTGGGGGTTCGATGCCTGCGGTTTTAAATGCTGCAAATGAACAGGCGGTTGCTTTATTTTTAGAGGAAAAAATTGAGTTTTTAGATATTCCTCGTGTGATTGAATTAACTTGCGATCGCCATCGAATTGATAACCGTCAAGACCCGACTTTAGAAGATATTATAGAAGCAGATCGTTGGTCAAGACAAGAAGTGATTGCAGCTTCTGAAAAAATTGGTCAAAAAGTTGCGGTTTAA
- a CDS encoding Uma2 family endonuclease — translation MIAQTETKNYTPEEYLELEIASETRNEYRNGEIIPMTGGTPDHNKISGNLYIILTLALRRKPYETFHVDQRLWIPTVSLYTYPDVMVLQKPLELQIGRKDTVLNPCFIAEVLSKSTQNYDRSEKFASYRTIPTFQEYLLIDQYRIHVEHYVKTAVNQWIFSEYDDPNVTLSLSNFETQILIADLYENIDFNNQ, via the coding sequence ATGATTGCTCAAACTGAGACAAAAAACTACACCCCTGAAGAATATTTAGAACTTGAAATTGCCTCCGAAACCCGCAATGAATATCGTAATGGAGAAATTATTCCGATGACTGGTGGAACACCCGACCATAACAAAATTAGTGGAAACCTCTACATTATTTTAACTCTTGCTCTGAGACGTAAACCCTATGAAACTTTCCATGTAGATCAGCGCCTTTGGATTCCAACAGTTAGCCTCTATACCTATCCTGATGTAATGGTACTTCAAAAGCCCCTAGAACTGCAAATCGGACGCAAAGATACGGTATTAAATCCTTGCTTTATTGCGGAAGTTCTATCTAAATCGACCCAAAACTATGATCGCAGCGAAAAATTTGCTTCCTATCGCACCATTCCAACTTTCCAAGAATATCTGCTCATCGATCAATATCGAATTCATGTTGAACACTATGTTAAAACTGCTGTCAATCAATGGATTTTTTCAGAATACGACGATCCCAATGTTACCCTATCCTTGAGTAACTTTGAAACGCAAATTTTAATCGCTGATCTCTATGAAAATATCGACTTCAACAATCAATAA
- a CDS encoding tetratricopeptide repeat protein has translation MNNKLIDALIQIIETLTPEEYLILQKKMQTLDKNNIKEIHNQGLKKAKKGDNKGAIEKFNQVLMIKPDSVATYISRGVCYLKLGNLEKAIQDCDKAIEIDPKNPIAYYNKGNTLRKLQKNLLALSSYNQAINYDENNAEAYYNRGLTHQDLGNIQKAIADLEKAASLFQNTGNIDYYLKALEAVERLKHLS, from the coding sequence ATGAATAATAAACTCATTGATGCCCTCATACAAATTATAGAAACCTTAACGCCAGAAGAATATCTGATTTTACAGAAAAAAATGCAAACATTAGATAAAAATAATATAAAAGAAATTCATAATCAAGGATTAAAAAAAGCAAAAAAGGGAGATAATAAAGGAGCTATTGAAAAGTTTAATCAGGTTTTAATGATTAAACCTGATAGTGTAGCAACTTATATTAGTCGAGGAGTTTGTTATTTGAAGTTAGGGAATCTTGAAAAAGCAATTCAAGATTGTGATAAAGCTATTGAAATCGACCCTAAGAATCCTATAGCTTATTATAACAAAGGTAATACTTTAAGAAAATTACAGAAAAATTTGTTAGCACTATCTAGCTACAATCAAGCTATAAATTATGATGAAAATAATGCTGAAGCCTACTATAATCGAGGATTAACCCATCAAGACTTAGGAAATATACAAAAAGCGATTGCTGATTTGGAGAAAGCAGCTAGTTTATTTCAAAATACAGGAAATATTGATTACTATTTAAAAGCTTTAGAGGCTGTTGAACGTCTTAAACATTTGAGTTAA